The sequence GGCGCGCGAAGTCCTATGCAGAGCGGCTCTTCGATTTTCCCGAAATCGGTCCCCTGCCTGTCGATGCAGCAAGGAGCGCCATTGCAAAGCCGGCTGCAGCGCAGGGCGTCGCCTTCACGGAAGAGGCGCTGGATCGCATCGTGACGCAGACGGAGGGGTACCCCTACTTCCTGCAGGAGTGGGGCAAGCAGGCCTGGGATGCGGCCGCCGTTTCGCCGATCGCAATCGAGGACGTGGAACAGGCCTCCGCCGCGGCCATCGCGGCCCTCGACGCCAGCTTCTTCCGCGTGCGCTTCGACCGCCTCACGCCCGCCGAGAAGCGCTACTTGCGCGCAATGGCAGAGCTGGGACCCGGCCCGCATCGTTCGGGCGATATCGCCGATCAGCTCAGCCGCAAGGTCACGGTGCTGGGACCGACACGCAGCCAGCTCATCGCCAAGGGGATGGTCTGGAGCCCGAGCCACGGAGACACCGCATTCACAGTGCCGCTCTTCGCCGGCTTCATGCGCCGGATCATGCCCGGGGACGATTGGCGGGCCTAGTCGCGGATCCGGCCGGACTACGACTCCTACCGACGCGGTCACGCTTGCAGCAGCCAGGCTGTGGTATCTTCTCCCCTGGAGGTCCGCATGCCAGAACCCACCCGCATCATCGTCGCCCTGACCGGCGCCAGCGCCACGCCCTACGCTTGGCGCCTGCTCGCGCTGCTCGCCGAGGCCGGGGTTGGCGTCGAGCTGATGCTGAGCGAGAACATCGAGGCCCTCTGCCGCGTGGAGCTGGGCACGAGCGCCGCCGACGAGCTGGCGCGGGTCTATGGCGTGGCGCCGCAACCGGGCGAGGCGCTAGGCAAGGCCGCCGACGGCGGTCCCCTCGTGCGCCGCCACGGGCTGGCCGACTTCGCCGCGGCGGCCGCCAGTGGCAGCGGGCGGGACATCCCGATGGTCATCGTGCCCTGCTCGACGGGCACGCTGGGCCGCATCGCGAGCGGCATCAGTGACAACCTCATCACCCGCGCTGCCGACGTCTGCCTCAAGGAGCGCCGCCGCCTGGTGCTGGTCCCCCGCGAGACGCCGCTCAGCGCCATCCACCTGGAGAACATGCTGCGCCTCACCCAGGCCGGCGCCGTGATCCTGCCCGCCAGCCCCGGCTTCTACCAGGGCAGCGAGCGCGTGGAGCAGCTCGTGGACTTCGTCGTCGCGCGCATCCTGAGGCAACTCGGCCTCGGCCGCCTCTCGCCGCAGCCCGGCTGGGGCGAGGAGCCGCCGGCGTGAGCGGGGCAGCCCCCGCCGCAGCGGCGCCCCGCGGCTTCGGCGGCCGCCTGCGCGCCGTGCTCGCCATGATCGCCTTCCCGCACACGCTCTTCGCGCTGCCCTTTGCCCTGTTCGGCACGATGCTCGCCGCGCGCGAGGCGACGCCCCCCGGCTGGCCGGGCTGGCGCGCGCTGGCGCTCATCCTCGGCTGCCTGGTGACCGCCCGCAGCGCGGCGATGGCCTACAACCGCCTCGTCGACCACCGCCTCGACGCCGAGAACCCGCGCACCGCGGGCCGCCACCTGCCGGCGGGCCTGCTAAGCCGCGCCTGGGTGGGCGGCTTCGTGATCGTCACCGCGACGCTGTTCATCGCCCTCGCCACCCTGCTCGGGCCCCTGGCCGGCAAGCTCGCGCCCTTCGCCCTCGCCTGGCTGCTCGGCTACTCGCACGCCAAGCGCTTCACCGTGGCCAGCCACTTCTGGCTGGGGCTCTCGCTGGCCATCGCGCCCATCGGCGCCTGGGTGGCCGTGCGCGGCACGCTGGCCGGCGCACCCTGGTTGCTCGCGGCCGCCGTGCTGCTCTGGGTGGCCGGCTTCGACCTCATCTACGCGCTGCAGGACGCCGCCTTCGACCGCGCGCGCGGCCTCTACTCGCTCGCCGCGCGGCTCGGCGCGCAGGGCGCCTTGCGACTCGCGGCGCTCTGCCACCTGGGAATGCTGCTCGCGCTCGCCGGACTCGGCGTCCAGCAAGGGCTCGGCCTTCCTTTCCACGCCGGCCTCGCCCTGGCCGCGATCTTGCTGTTCTGGGAGCACCGCGTGGTGCGAGGCGGCGAGCTCGCGCGCATCGATCTGGCCTTCTTTCGCCTCAACAGCTGG comes from bacterium and encodes:
- a CDS encoding 4-hydroxybenzoate octaprenyltransferase, which codes for MIAFPHTLFALPFALFGTMLAAREATPPGWPGWRALALILGCLVTARSAAMAYNRLVDHRLDAENPRTAGRHLPAGLLSRAWVGGFVIVTATLFIALATLLGPLAGKLAPFALAWLLGYSHAKRFTVASHFWLGLSLAIAPIGAWVAVRGTLAGAPWLLAAAVLLWVAGFDLIYALQDAAFDRARGLYSLAARLGAQGALRLAALCHLGMLLALAGLGVQQGLGLPFHAGLALAAILLFWEHRVVRGGELARIDLAFFRLNSWVGVTVFAAGALAILLA
- a CDS encoding UbiX family flavin prenyltransferase — translated: MPEPTRIIVALTGASATPYAWRLLALLAEAGVGVELMLSENIEALCRVELGTSAADELARVYGVAPQPGEALGKAADGGPLVRRHGLADFAAAAASGSGRDIPMVIVPCSTGTLGRIASGISDNLITRAADVCLKERRRLVLVPRETPLSAIHLENMLRLTQAGAVILPASPGFYQGSERVEQLVDFVVARILRQLGLGRLSPQPGWGEEPPA